One Bacillota bacterium genomic window, ATGGAGGTCGAGCCTTGACCGTCGGAACTGCGGGCCGCAAAGGTTGATACGAGCTTCTTCACTTGGTTGCTACCGCACTTTGGACATACCACCTTGTCGATCTGCGACCAGGAAATCAGCTCTTCGAACTTCTCTTGACACTGACCACATCTAAACTCATAGACAGGCATGTTTGACTCACTATCCTTTACGTTTGAGATGAGAAAAGATAGTCATGCCAGACAGAGGTTGTCTTAGCCATATACTTCTGCCCAGTCGCCGTTCCCGACGGCTGCGGCATTGGCTTCATCGGTATCCAGATGCAGTTCCAGGTAGAAATCGTCCCGAACCCGAATCAGCACTTCGTCGAAGATCAGGGCCCGTTCTCCTGGAATCTTGACCGAGACAATCTGCTTGTCCACTACACCGAAATTGGCTGCATCTTCCGGTGTCATGTGGATGTGCCGCTTGGCGATAATCACTCCTTTGGTGAGCTGGACCGACCCTTTGGGTCCGACCACTACGATGCCAGGACTGCCCTCCAGATCACCGGAATCCCGGATCGGAGGTCTTACCCCCAACGCGAAGGAGTCGGTTCTGGAGATTTCCACCTGGGTCGCTTTGCGAACTGGACCTAGGACTCTTACCCCAGTGATTGCACCCTTAGGACCCACAATGATAACCTTTTCATCAGTAGCAAACTGACCCGGCTGGGAGAGGTCTTTTATTTTCGTCAGTTCGTGACCTTCCCCAAACAGGGTTGCCAAGTCTTCCTTGGACAAGTGAATGTGGCGGTTCGATACGCCGATCTGTACCTTTCCAAGTAGTTTTGCCAATCAATATGCCTCCCCATATACTATCGAGCCTTTGTATCGCTCGGATCAGTACTTTTATTTCTCCTGAGCCTTGTGATCTCTAGCACAATCTCGGTCACAAGGCTTCCTATTTGATATTACCATACTTGCATCCAAGATCCAAGGTTCGTCCCGGGATTACCCACTGTTGTTCGAAGATTCCAGGGAATATGCTTTGGGGTCTTAGCGGATACTATCAGGGGCAAAGGAGGCGAAAAGATGAGTCTGGTGATCGCTGTATTTGACCAGCTAGAGCCGGCGGAACATCTGTATACGACCCTGATTGAGCAAGGGTATCTGCGGGAAGATGTGGCGATTTGGCAAGGTAAAGAGGAGGTCTTGTCTTTATCGGACGATGTAGCGGAAACGGTGGCCGAGGAATCCATGGCCCAGGAACCCCTTCCCATTGATACCATCAATCACAGCATGACACAGATTCTAGAGAGTATCCACCTGGATTTGGCCGCCCATGGTACAATCGTGGTGGGACTGCGTACCGAAGGATATGATGTGGACCGGGCCAAAGAGCTTATGCGAAAACACGGTGCGTCAAAGGTGGATGTGTTGTAATCAACTCCCAGAGATAACCGCGATTTTCCGCTGCACGGGTTGACCTAACGGCCAGCTTATGTTATACTGGCGGTGTTGCAGGGGAGTAGCTCAATTGGTAGAGCACCGGTCTCCAAAACCGGGGGCTGCGGGTTCGAGTCCTGTCTCCCCTGCCAAAACCTAGACGCCATGCGGCTTTCATCCCACTGGACGTTTCGGACAATGCGTGATTAGACCAACGGTCTAACGCTTAATGCAGTAAGCAAAATGAGAACCGGTCTATCGAGAGGGTAATTTTAAGACCGTAGGAAGACCGGTACTCACGAAGTGAGCGGTAACAACAAAATTGCGGGTATCGGATTAAAATGTGGGATGTTTGAGGACCGCTGGAAAGTAACAATATCAAAACGTCAAAACCCTCTCTTACCTCTTTCGCCGTCGGAAACTAAGAGGTAGAGGGGGTTGTTTTATGCCTGCAAAAGGAAGAAAGCCTAAAAATGTGGGGCGTACCTTTGCTTCTCTGTATGAAACGTTCATTAGCCTAAAACAAGCAGAAGGATGCAGGGAACGCACCATAAAAGACTACAGGGATACACTCAGGGACTTTTCCAAGTTCTTCGATGTTAACCTGGTTATCACGAATCCTAAGCTATACGATGCTCTCATCGAATACTTCAAGTCTAAAGCAGATAAGCAGCCGGCCACATACAACCGACCTTATTCTAACCTACACGCCTTCTTTGAGTTTTGTGTAGCACAGTCGCATTTAAGGTCCAACCCACTTAAAGATCTTGGCCTCAAAAAGCGCAAAGACGATGGTGAAGCCGTACGCCATGTGGATGAATCTGCTCTCGAAAAACTGCTCAAAACTATAGACAAGAGCACATATACGGGGTTGCGCGACTATGCCCTTATTCTTCTTACTCTCGATACCGGTATACGCCCCAAGGAAGCACTTAGCCTCACGCTTGATGACGTAGATCTGGATAAGTTGGTTGTGCACGTCCGCAAAGAGTATTCCAAAGTGAAGAAGGCAAGGATTCTTCCAATATCCCCTGTTACGGCTGCTGCCATAGGCGAAGTAATTAACATGACTCCTGAAGAATGGGGCAATATGATATTCTACTCCACTACCGGCCTTCCAATGACAACCCATATGTGGACTAAAAGGTTATACATGTACAGCAAAAAGATAGGCGTTAAAGTGACACCATATTCTCTACGCCATACATTTGCCATTATGTTTCTCAGAAACGGCGGTAACCAGTTTGCACTGAAGTACGAGATGGGCCATAGTACGATGGCTATGACGTCACGTTATGTAAACCCGGATCTCGCAAGGGTCGGTCAAGACGGTGTATTTTTCGTAGAATCAAGCCGATTTTGTCCCGGTGGGTTCATCGAGAAGGAGTTTTGGTAGGCTCAGCGGCAAATTGGTTAACATAAACTGG contains:
- a CDS encoding zinc ribbon domain-containing protein → MPVYEFRCGQCQEKFEELISWSQIDKVVCPKCGSNQVKKLVSTFAARSSDGQGSTSIGGHSSCGSCAGGSCSTCGH
- a CDS encoding phosphate propanoyltransferase — encoded protein: MAKLLGKVQIGVSNRHIHLSKEDLATLFGEGHELTKIKDLSQPGQFATDEKVIIVGPKGAITGVRVLGPVRKATQVEISRTDSFALGVRPPIRDSGDLEGSPGIVVVGPKGSVQLTKGVIIAKRHIHMTPEDAANFGVVDKQIVSVKIPGERALIFDEVLIRVRDDFYLELHLDTDEANAAAVGNGDWAEVYG
- a CDS encoding site-specific integrase, whose protein sequence is MPAKGRKPKNVGRTFASLYETFISLKQAEGCRERTIKDYRDTLRDFSKFFDVNLVITNPKLYDALIEYFKSKADKQPATYNRPYSNLHAFFEFCVAQSHLRSNPLKDLGLKKRKDDGEAVRHVDESALEKLLKTIDKSTYTGLRDYALILLTLDTGIRPKEALSLTLDDVDLDKLVVHVRKEYSKVKKARILPISPVTAAAIGEVINMTPEEWGNMIFYSTTGLPMTTHMWTKRLYMYSKKIGVKVTPYSLRHTFAIMFLRNGGNQFALKYEMGHSTMAMTSRYVNPDLARVGQDGVFFVESSRFCPGGFIEKEFW